The following are from one region of the Actinopolyspora halophila DSM 43834 genome:
- a CDS encoding small multi-drug export protein, which produces MTGANIAILLGVLVGGAAPWLEAVVVIPGGILAGVHPVPVVIAGLAGNLATVAGAAWFGERVRAWWVARRGTRAETGGRPDTGGRWQRVERLVRRWGLPALAVLGPIGLGTQLSALVAGGIGITPRAAFVWVGAGTVAWGVVAAIAAVTGVSLTGVTAP; this is translated from the coding sequence ATGACCGGCGCGAACATCGCGATCCTGCTCGGCGTTCTCGTAGGCGGGGCGGCGCCGTGGCTGGAGGCCGTCGTCGTGATCCCCGGGGGCATCCTCGCCGGAGTGCACCCGGTGCCCGTCGTGATCGCCGGACTGGCGGGCAACCTGGCGACGGTCGCGGGCGCGGCGTGGTTCGGTGAACGCGTTCGCGCGTGGTGGGTAGCGCGCCGCGGGACGCGTGCGGAGACCGGTGGGCGACCTGATACCGGCGGGCGCTGGCAGCGGGTCGAGCGACTGGTGCGCCGCTGGGGCCTGCCCGCACTGGCCGTGCTCGGACCGATCGGCCTGGGGACCCAGCTCTCCGCGCTCGTGGCCGGCGGCATCGGCATCACACCGCGGGCCGCGTTCGTCTGGGTCGGTGCGGGAACGGTCGCCTGGGGCGTCGTCGCGGCGATCGCCGCCGTCACCGGGGTGTCCCTGACCGGCGTCACCGCACCGTGA
- a CDS encoding multidrug effflux MFS transporter produces MHSAETRIPRAKPTHTQPPRHTGVLITVLAALSAVSPLATDMYVPGFPQLSAELDISSAGTQLSLTMFLLGLVVGQLFAGPLSDGLDRRRPLLVGSALFAACSAVCALAQNALTLDIARLLEGFTGAVGMVIARAVISDWYSGPAAARHFSALSVLLGVAPVAAPVLGGVLVDWSSWRFVFWCLTGIGIALLLAVWSAVPESLPPQRRRHGGLAASFASMRGLLSDRTFMGYVATLSCAFAAMFTYISGSSFVFQDLYGVSPTRYSLIFGVNALAMLVSSASFGALTRRVRMNTVLTAGVALGLVATLAQLLTDLLIGGGLITTWIFLFVTMVGMGAVLPGVMAIGQSLVPHAPGSASALIGAGQFLLAAVFSPLVGAMGGSALPMATLMLVGFCCAALALLLLARPWLGAGEHLG; encoded by the coding sequence GTGCACTCTGCCGAAACCCGAATCCCACGCGCGAAGCCGACCCACACCCAACCACCCCGGCACACCGGTGTCCTGATCACGGTGCTGGCGGCGCTGAGTGCCGTCTCGCCACTGGCCACGGACATGTACGTTCCCGGATTCCCGCAGCTGTCCGCGGAGCTGGACATCAGCAGCGCGGGCACCCAGCTGTCGCTGACGATGTTCCTGCTCGGACTCGTCGTGGGCCAGCTGTTCGCGGGCCCGCTGAGCGACGGCCTGGACCGACGGCGCCCGCTGCTGGTCGGCAGCGCCCTGTTCGCGGCCTGCTCGGCCGTGTGCGCGCTGGCCCAGAACGCGCTCACACTGGACATCGCACGACTGCTGGAGGGCTTCACCGGCGCGGTGGGCATGGTGATCGCACGCGCCGTCATCAGCGACTGGTACAGCGGCCCTGCCGCGGCCCGCCACTTCTCCGCGCTGTCCGTCCTCCTCGGAGTCGCCCCGGTCGCCGCCCCCGTGCTCGGCGGCGTGCTGGTCGACTGGTCCTCCTGGCGCTTCGTGTTCTGGTGCCTGACGGGAATCGGAATCGCCCTGCTGCTGGCCGTGTGGAGCGCCGTCCCCGAGTCGCTGCCACCACAACGGCGACGCCACGGGGGGTTGGCCGCCTCGTTCGCGTCCATGCGCGGCCTGCTGAGCGACCGGACGTTCATGGGCTACGTGGCCACGCTCTCGTGCGCGTTCGCCGCCATGTTCACCTACATCTCCGGCTCGAGCTTCGTCTTCCAGGACCTGTACGGCGTCTCCCCGACGCGGTACAGCCTGATCTTCGGCGTCAACGCCCTGGCGATGTTGGTCTCCAGCGCTTCCTTCGGCGCGCTCACCCGCCGCGTGCGGATGAACACCGTGCTAACCGCCGGGGTGGCGCTGGGGCTCGTGGCCACTCTCGCCCAGCTGCTCACCGACCTGCTCATCGGCGGCGGCCTGATCACCACGTGGATCTTCCTGTTCGTGACCATGGTGGGCATGGGGGCGGTGCTTCCCGGGGTCATGGCCATCGGCCAGTCCCTGGTACCGCACGCCCCCGGAAGCGCCTCGGCACTCATCGGTGCGGGCCAGTTCCTGCTCGCCGCCGTGTTCTCCCCGCTGGTGGGAGCCATGGGCGGCAGCGCGCTCCCCATGGCGACCCTGATGCTGGTCGGTTTCTGCTGTGCCGCGCTCGCCCTGCTCCTGCTCGCGCGGCCGTGGCTGGGAGCCGGGGAACACCTCGGCTGA
- a CDS encoding methylated-DNA--[protein]-cysteine S-methyltransferase, whose protein sequence is MIAHRSTIDTHLGPFTTVVDADGAVLASGWTAEVDELLSLTAASLRPTETRKALDLGAVDKAVERYHAGELDAVDEIPVRQRSGPFREHTWAALRTVPAGAPVTYRECAALAGRPEAARAAAAACANNAAALFVPCHRVLRGDGALGGFRWGTDLKAGLLEHEKG, encoded by the coding sequence ATGATCGCCCACCGCTCCACCATCGACACTCACCTCGGCCCGTTCACCACCGTCGTCGACGCGGACGGGGCGGTACTCGCCTCCGGCTGGACCGCGGAGGTGGACGAACTGCTGTCCCTGACAGCCGCATCGCTGCGCCCCACCGAGACGCGGAAGGCACTCGACCTCGGCGCGGTGGACAAGGCGGTCGAGCGGTACCACGCGGGTGAGCTGGACGCCGTCGACGAGATCCCGGTGCGGCAACGTTCCGGGCCCTTCCGGGAGCACACCTGGGCAGCGCTGCGCACGGTCCCGGCGGGTGCCCCCGTCACCTACCGGGAGTGCGCCGCGCTGGCGGGGCGTCCGGAAGCGGCGCGGGCCGCCGCGGCGGCCTGCGCCAACAACGCGGCGGCGTTGTTCGTGCCCTGCCACAGGGTGCTGCGCGGCGACGGCGCACTCGGCGGGTTCCGCTGGGGGACCGACCTCAAGGCCGGACTGCTCGAACACGAGAAGGGCTGA
- a CDS encoding nuclear transport factor 2 family protein → MATNTQTSRTVAEKFVERLGRQDPDGIQELFAEEIDWYVPGSDALPWTGRRTRREEVAPYFTTMWPHFAHGRSEVVLERVIVDGGDVMLLAVFTHTVVANGKEFTTPAAMHLVVEDSRIVRMHLYEDTLAIEEAFDAG, encoded by the coding sequence ATGGCAACGAATACTCAGACCTCGCGGACCGTGGCCGAGAAGTTCGTGGAGCGCCTCGGCAGGCAGGACCCCGACGGCATCCAGGAACTGTTCGCCGAGGAGATCGACTGGTACGTCCCCGGCAGTGACGCGCTGCCCTGGACCGGGCGCCGCACCCGCCGGGAGGAGGTCGCGCCGTACTTCACCACGATGTGGCCGCACTTCGCGCACGGCAGGAGCGAGGTCGTGCTGGAGCGCGTCATCGTCGACGGCGGTGACGTGATGCTGCTGGCGGTCTTCACGCACACCGTCGTGGCCAACGGCAAGGAGTTCACCACACCGGCGGCCATGCACCTGGTGGTCGAGGACAGCCGGATCGTCCGCATGCACCTGTACGAGGACACGCTGGCCATCGAAGAGGCGTTCGACGCAGGCTGA
- a CDS encoding DUF2252 domain-containing protein, whose amino-acid sequence MSELSNMLEVHDSDARREHIVNTLVDTFSELMRDKPAAFRTKFRKMAASPFAFYRGSASLFYSDVARIRDPWADERTGRVWIQGDLHAENFGTYMDGEGVLIFDVNDFDEAYLGHFTWDLQRFAASIALLGWSKALPDEDIEKFVKDATRSYIDQVRRFVEGGNDAAFSLNMRNTDGAIHEVLRHARLYSRGGLLDRDTETEGFDRRFREGPGVRRLDEQEYKRVLEAYERYLETIPQDKKMSDIAYGVKDVVGRSGFGIGSAGLPAYSLLLEGENEALENDLILSMKQANVAAPTAVVPDERIRNYFLHHGQRTALSQRALQAHSDALLGYTEIDGVGYVVSEVSPYVSDLDWSELTEPEDILPVVDYLGRAVAKVHCVSDSDSDQTLVPFQTEDAILNVVGGHEEEFANWLCDFAMEYADVVRDDYRLFVEAFRNGEIGGVRSTRT is encoded by the coding sequence ATGTCCGAGCTGTCCAACATGCTGGAGGTTCACGATTCGGATGCTCGTCGCGAGCACATCGTGAACACGCTCGTCGACACGTTCTCGGAACTGATGCGGGACAAGCCCGCCGCGTTCCGCACCAAGTTCCGCAAGATGGCCGCCTCCCCGTTCGCCTTCTACCGGGGTAGCGCCAGCCTGTTCTACTCCGACGTCGCCAGGATCAGGGACCCGTGGGCCGACGAGCGCACCGGCAGGGTTTGGATCCAGGGGGACCTGCACGCCGAGAACTTCGGCACCTACATGGACGGCGAAGGCGTGCTGATCTTCGACGTCAACGACTTCGACGAGGCCTATCTGGGGCACTTCACCTGGGATCTGCAGCGGTTCGCCGCCAGCATCGCCCTGCTCGGCTGGAGCAAGGCGCTGCCGGACGAGGACATCGAGAAGTTCGTGAAGGACGCCACGCGCTCCTACATCGACCAGGTACGTCGTTTCGTCGAGGGCGGTAACGACGCGGCCTTCTCGCTGAACATGCGCAACACCGACGGCGCGATCCACGAGGTGCTGCGTCATGCGCGGTTGTACAGCAGGGGAGGCCTGCTGGACCGGGACACCGAGACCGAGGGCTTCGATCGCCGGTTCCGGGAGGGCCCCGGGGTGCGCAGGCTCGACGAGCAGGAGTACAAGCGCGTCCTCGAGGCCTACGAGCGCTATCTGGAGACGATCCCGCAGGACAAGAAGATGAGCGACATCGCCTACGGGGTCAAGGACGTCGTGGGGCGCAGCGGTTTCGGCATCGGCAGCGCCGGCCTGCCCGCGTACAGCCTGCTGCTCGAGGGCGAGAACGAGGCGCTGGAGAACGACCTGATCCTGTCCATGAAGCAGGCCAACGTGGCCGCTCCCACCGCCGTGGTGCCCGACGAGCGGATCAGGAACTACTTCCTGCACCACGGTCAGCGCACCGCGCTCTCCCAGCGGGCGCTGCAGGCGCACTCCGACGCGCTGCTCGGCTACACCGAGATCGACGGAGTCGGCTACGTGGTCTCGGAGGTCTCGCCCTACGTCTCCGACCTGGACTGGAGTGAGCTGACCGAGCCGGAGGACATCCTGCCGGTGGTGGACTACCTGGGGCGGGCCGTGGCCAAGGTGCACTGCGTGTCCGACTCCGACTCGGACCAGACGCTGGTCCCCTTCCAGACCGAGGACGCGATCCTGAACGTGGTGGGAGGTCACGAGGAGGAGTTCGCGAACTGGTTGTGCGACTTCGCGATGGAGTACGCCGACGTGGTGCGCGACGACTACCGGCTGTTCGTCGAGGCCTTCCGGAACGGGGAGATCGGTGGAGTGAGGTCCACCCGCACCTGA
- the arr gene encoding NAD(+)--rifampin ADP-ribosyltransferase, translated as MTTTQPLDDGPFYHGTKADLRAGDHLAAGFRSNYHSDVVMNHIYFTALPNSAGLAAELAPGDREPRVYLVEPTGPFEDDPNLTDKRFPGNPTRSYRSSDPLKIVREVTDWTRLTPEELQDWRERLAALLESGEAVIIN; from the coding sequence GTGACAACGACGCAGCCTCTCGATGACGGACCGTTCTACCACGGCACGAAGGCGGATCTCCGAGCCGGAGATCACCTCGCTGCCGGGTTCCGGTCGAACTACCACTCCGACGTCGTGATGAACCACATCTACTTCACCGCGCTGCCGAACAGCGCGGGGCTCGCCGCCGAACTCGCGCCGGGCGACCGGGAACCGCGCGTGTACCTCGTCGAACCCACCGGGCCGTTCGAGGACGATCCGAATCTCACCGACAAGAGGTTCCCCGGCAACCCCACCCGGTCATACCGCAGCAGCGATCCGCTCAAGATCGTGCGCGAGGTGACCGACTGGACGCGCCTGACCCCGGAAGAGCTGCAGGATTGGCGGGAGCGCCTCGCCGCGCTCCTCGAGAGCGGCGAGGCCGTGATCATCAACTAA
- a CDS encoding methyltransferase, whose amino-acid sequence MTHASDSAGSPAYEHHTRMMSMITGHWVTQIVRTVATYSIAEHLSEGPATAEQIAEAEQLDVDATRRLLRTCAGLGLVTSTDDAKFAPTDLLSTLLPDVPGSLKGWAVAQGSPGHWEPWGNFPEAVRAGRRQAPGYHGPELWDYYTQFPAEGAAFTTAMDDLSAVVVDDAARRIDTSATKTAVDVGGASGSLVHALMLTDDQLHGSVYDLPQVVPDAEAAAARKGLDDRFTAVPGDFFESVPAADLHLLKFILHDWPDETCVQILRNCRAGLNEGGRVAVVELLIGEHGEPGLAPLMDMNMLAVVSGKERTLAEYDALFTAAGLTRTRMTRATSEYVILEATATA is encoded by the coding sequence ATGACACACGCCTCCGACTCGGCCGGTTCACCCGCGTACGAGCACCACACCCGCATGATGTCGATGATCACCGGGCACTGGGTGACCCAGATCGTCCGCACGGTGGCGACCTACTCGATCGCGGAGCACCTCTCCGAGGGGCCCGCGACGGCGGAGCAGATCGCCGAGGCGGAACAGCTCGACGTCGACGCGACGCGGCGGCTGCTGCGCACCTGTGCCGGGCTCGGCCTGGTCACGTCCACCGATGACGCGAAATTCGCCCCCACCGACCTGCTGAGCACCCTGCTGCCCGACGTGCCCGGCTCGCTCAAGGGCTGGGCGGTGGCGCAGGGCTCGCCCGGCCACTGGGAACCGTGGGGCAACTTCCCCGAGGCGGTCCGCGCGGGCAGGCGACAGGCACCGGGGTACCACGGGCCGGAGCTGTGGGACTACTACACCCAGTTCCCCGCGGAAGGCGCGGCGTTCACCACCGCCATGGACGACCTCTCGGCGGTGGTCGTCGACGACGCGGCCCGGCGCATCGACACCTCGGCGACCAAGACCGCCGTGGACGTCGGCGGTGCCAGCGGCAGCCTGGTGCACGCGCTCATGCTCACCGACGACCAACTGCACGGCAGCGTGTACGACCTCCCCCAGGTCGTGCCGGACGCCGAAGCTGCCGCGGCCCGGAAGGGACTCGACGACCGGTTCACCGCCGTGCCCGGGGACTTCTTCGAGTCCGTGCCCGCGGCGGACCTGCACCTGCTGAAGTTCATCCTGCACGACTGGCCCGACGAGACCTGCGTGCAAATCCTGCGCAACTGCCGCGCGGGCCTGAACGAGGGCGGACGGGTGGCCGTCGTGGAACTGCTCATCGGCGAGCACGGCGAGCCGGGGCTGGCGCCGCTGATGGACATGAACATGCTCGCGGTCGTCTCCGGCAAGGAACGCACGCTCGCCGAGTACGACGCGCTGTTCACCGCGGCGGGACTCACCCGGACGAGGATGACGCGGGCCACTTCGGAGTACGTGATCCTCGAGGCGACCGCCACCGCCTGA
- the ychF gene encoding redox-regulated ATPase YchF, translating to MSLTLGIVGLPNVGKSTLFNALTRNEAVAANYPFATIEPNVGVVPLPDRRLDDLAEMFESARTMPATVSFVDIAGIVQGASEGQGLGNQFLANIREADAICQVIRVFDDSNVVHVDGQVNPSSDIETINTELILADLQTIEKALPRLEKEARTKKERKPALDAVQEAKEVLDEGRTLFSAGKGGEAAELAELNLLTTKPFLYVFNCDEGVLADESKLAQLREMVAPGDAVFLDAKVESELTELDEESARELLESVGQEEPGLNALARAGFHTLGLQTYLTAGPKEARAWTIRQGDTAPEAAGAIHSDFQRGFIKAEIISYEDLMEAGSMSAAKSAGKVRLEGKEYVMRDGDVVEFRFNV from the coding sequence GTGAGCCTCACTCTCGGAATCGTCGGGCTGCCCAACGTAGGCAAGTCCACCCTGTTCAACGCGCTGACCCGCAACGAAGCGGTCGCGGCCAACTACCCGTTCGCGACCATCGAACCCAACGTCGGTGTGGTCCCGCTGCCGGATCGGCGGTTGGACGACCTCGCCGAGATGTTCGAGTCCGCCCGCACCATGCCGGCCACCGTCTCGTTCGTGGACATCGCGGGCATCGTGCAGGGAGCCTCTGAGGGGCAGGGGCTGGGCAACCAGTTCCTGGCCAACATCAGGGAGGCCGACGCGATCTGCCAGGTCATCCGCGTCTTCGACGATTCGAACGTGGTTCACGTCGATGGGCAGGTGAATCCGTCCAGCGACATCGAGACGATCAACACCGAGCTGATCCTCGCCGACCTGCAGACCATCGAGAAGGCTCTGCCGCGCCTGGAGAAGGAGGCGCGCACCAAGAAGGAGCGCAAACCCGCTCTGGACGCGGTCCAGGAGGCCAAGGAGGTCCTGGACGAGGGACGGACCCTGTTCTCGGCGGGCAAGGGCGGCGAGGCCGCCGAGCTGGCCGAGCTCAACCTGCTGACCACCAAGCCCTTCCTCTACGTGTTCAACTGCGACGAGGGGGTGCTGGCCGACGAGTCCAAGCTCGCCCAGCTGCGCGAGATGGTCGCGCCGGGCGACGCCGTCTTCCTGGACGCCAAGGTGGAGTCGGAGCTGACCGAGCTCGACGAGGAGTCGGCCAGGGAGCTGCTCGAGTCGGTGGGCCAGGAGGAGCCCGGGCTCAACGCGCTGGCCAGGGCCGGTTTCCACACTCTCGGGTTGCAGACCTACCTCACGGCCGGGCCGAAGGAGGCCCGCGCCTGGACGATCCGCCAGGGCGATACCGCCCCGGAAGCGGCCGGTGCCATTCACAGCGACTTCCAGCGCGGTTTCATCAAGGCCGAGATCATCTCGTACGAGGACCTGATGGAGGCCGGATCCATGAGCGCGGCCAAGTCCGCGGGCAAGGTCCGCCTCGAGGGCAAGGAGTACGTGATGCGCGACGGCGACGTGGTCGAGTTCAGGTTCAACGTTTAG
- a CDS encoding Rrf2 family transcriptional regulator → MSANSRLTIATHALTWIGLYQRRGHEVATSEQIATSVNTNPVVIRRLLAELRKAGLADSQRGAGAGWMLVRDLAAITLLDVYQAIEPGPVFALHPATPDPECVVGHGIGPAMTAVYDEVEAALRRELAKTTLEDVLRDVLKAA, encoded by the coding sequence GTGAGCGCCAACAGCCGACTGACCATCGCGACGCACGCCCTGACGTGGATCGGGCTGTACCAGCGGCGCGGCCACGAGGTCGCCACCTCCGAGCAGATCGCGACGAGCGTCAACACCAACCCGGTGGTGATCCGCCGCCTGCTGGCCGAGCTGCGCAAGGCCGGCCTGGCCGATTCGCAGCGAGGGGCGGGCGCGGGCTGGATGCTCGTGCGGGACCTGGCGGCGATCACCCTGCTCGACGTCTACCAGGCGATCGAGCCGGGGCCGGTCTTCGCCCTGCACCCCGCGACACCGGACCCCGAGTGCGTCGTGGGGCACGGCATCGGGCCGGCGATGACCGCCGTGTACGACGAGGTGGAGGCCGCTCTGCGCAGGGAGCTGGCCAAGACCACGCTGGAGGACGTGCTGCGGGACGTCTTGAAAGCCGCCTGA
- a CDS encoding bifunctional transcriptional activator/DNA repair enzyme AdaA translates to MLVSEERAYRAVASRDTRFDGCFITGVRSTGIYCRPSCPARTPKAGNVEFFPTAAAAQQAGYRSCRRCLPDAVPGSPEWDLRADLAGRAMRLVDDGTVDREGVSGLAARLGYSTRHLTRVLTAELGAGPLALARAHRAHTARLLIETTGLEFIEVAHAAGFASLRQFNDTVREVFATTPTALRDRADRRTGPDELPAGTLRLRLPLRTPFDAAGTLNFLLTEAVPGVEWGSSAHYGRTLRLPRGTGSAELVPRRQHVAATLRLTDLRDLGSAVTRLRRLLDLDCDPVAVDEALGNDPALSGAVRRSPGIRFPGTVDGPETALRAVLSRGLPRETAAERTAALVEALGEPVRGITESTRTRLFPVPEEVAEHAARVLPRSAEGSAAVRALAERIAADDIRIDTGRDNAELRSELREIGGLDPTTTEHVTARVLGEPDSLAPGDPVLLRGAARLGLTPDRAELTRHARGWSPWRSYAAMHLRRIGAQHTHTGSEEPPNTEEGRE, encoded by the coding sequence ATGCTGGTCAGCGAAGAACGAGCCTACCGAGCCGTCGCCTCCCGCGACACCAGGTTCGACGGCTGCTTCATCACCGGCGTCCGCAGCACCGGCATCTACTGCCGGCCCTCCTGCCCGGCACGCACCCCCAAGGCCGGCAACGTCGAGTTCTTCCCGACCGCGGCCGCGGCGCAGCAAGCGGGATATCGATCCTGCAGGCGCTGCCTGCCCGACGCCGTGCCCGGGTCCCCCGAGTGGGACCTGCGGGCCGATCTGGCGGGCCGGGCCATGCGCCTGGTCGACGACGGGACCGTAGACCGGGAAGGCGTCTCCGGCCTGGCGGCCCGCCTCGGCTACTCCACCAGGCACCTGACCAGAGTGCTCACCGCGGAGCTCGGGGCCGGACCGCTCGCACTCGCCCGCGCCCACCGGGCGCACACCGCCCGACTGCTGATCGAAACCACCGGACTCGAGTTCATCGAGGTGGCCCACGCTGCCGGTTTCGCGAGCCTGCGACAGTTCAACGACACCGTGCGCGAGGTCTTCGCCACCACCCCCACGGCGCTGCGCGACCGAGCCGACCGCCGCACCGGCCCGGATGAGCTCCCGGCGGGGACACTGCGGCTGCGGCTGCCGCTGCGGACGCCCTTCGACGCGGCGGGGACGCTGAACTTCCTGCTCACCGAGGCCGTCCCCGGTGTCGAGTGGGGATCGAGCGCGCACTACGGCAGAACGCTGCGGCTTCCCCGCGGAACGGGAAGCGCCGAACTGGTCCCGCGGCGGCAACACGTCGCGGCCACGCTGCGGCTGACCGACCTGCGCGACCTCGGCAGCGCGGTCACCCGGCTGCGCAGACTGCTGGACCTGGACTGCGACCCGGTCGCCGTCGACGAAGCGCTCGGCAACGACCCCGCCCTGTCCGGGGCGGTGCGGCGCTCACCGGGAATCCGGTTCCCCGGCACCGTCGACGGCCCCGAGACCGCGCTCCGCGCGGTGCTGTCCCGCGGACTCCCGCGGGAAACGGCCGCGGAACGCACGGCGGCGCTCGTCGAAGCACTGGGCGAGCCGGTACGCGGGATCACGGAGAGCACCCGGACGAGGCTGTTCCCCGTCCCGGAAGAAGTGGCCGAGCACGCCGCGCGGGTGCTGCCCCGCTCGGCCGAAGGCAGCGCGGCGGTCCGCGCGCTCGCGGAAAGGATCGCGGCGGACGACATCCGGATCGACACGGGCAGGGACAACGCCGAACTGCGGAGCGAACTGCGCGAGATCGGCGGCCTCGACCCCACCACCACCGAACACGTCACCGCCAGGGTGCTCGGCGAACCGGACTCCCTCGCACCCGGCGATCCGGTGCTGCTGCGCGGCGCGGCGCGACTCGGGCTCACCCCGGATCGAGCCGAGCTGACGCGGCACGCCCGCGGATGGTCACCCTGGCGCTCCTACGCGGCGATGCACCTGCGGCGGATCGGTGCGCAACACACCCACACCGGCTCGGAAGAGCCCCCGAACACGGAAGAAGGACGAGAATGA
- a CDS encoding SDR family NAD(P)-dependent oxidoreductase, whose product MGQLDDKSALVTGASSGIGLAIARRFAAEGATVYLTGRRKAELDAAVARVGIRGVAVQGDAADLGDLDRLFAEIANRSGRLDIVVANAGVGGYGPLGAITEEEYDRTTSINLKGTVFTVQKALPLLTAGASVMLLSSSATLRATPGLGVYAATKAAIRSLARTWAAELAERGIRVNTLTPGPVETPGLDELLAAFPHDDRSTVAEPAPPTPLGRAGRPDEVAATALYLAGDQSSFTTGAELLVDGGATQL is encoded by the coding sequence ATGGGACAGCTCGACGATAAGAGCGCCCTCGTCACCGGCGCCTCCAGCGGCATCGGTCTGGCGATCGCCCGCCGTTTCGCCGCGGAGGGCGCGACCGTCTACCTCACCGGCCGCCGCAAGGCAGAACTGGACGCCGCCGTCGCGCGGGTCGGCATCCGAGGCGTCGCCGTCCAGGGCGATGCCGCGGACCTCGGCGACCTCGATCGGCTCTTCGCCGAGATCGCGAACCGCAGTGGTCGCCTGGACATCGTGGTAGCCAACGCCGGGGTCGGGGGCTACGGTCCGCTCGGCGCGATCACCGAGGAGGAGTACGACCGCACGACCTCGATCAATCTCAAGGGCACGGTCTTCACTGTCCAGAAGGCGCTGCCGCTGTTGACGGCCGGCGCCTCGGTGATGCTGCTCTCCTCCAGCGCGACCCTGCGGGCCACCCCGGGCCTGGGCGTCTACGCCGCGACCAAGGCCGCGATCCGCAGCCTCGCCCGCACCTGGGCCGCCGAGCTGGCTGAACGCGGAATCCGCGTCAACACCCTCACCCCCGGCCCCGTCGAGACCCCTGGCCTGGACGAGCTCCTCGCCGCTTTCCCGCACGACGATCGGTCCACCGTGGCCGAGCCCGCCCCACCGACCCCGCTCGGCCGCGCCGGTCGGCCCGACGAGGTCGCCGCCACCGCCCTCTACCTGGCCGGTGACCAAAGCAGTTTCACCACCGGCGCGGAACTGCTCGTCGACGGCGGCGCCACACAGCTCTAG